The Silene latifolia isolate original U9 population chromosome 4, ASM4854445v1, whole genome shotgun sequence region CGTCTTCCATGAAAGGTACTCGTTATCCAATAATTAATTATGTCACAACTcgttgtttttcatcttcccacaGGAATTTCCTTGCTGCAATTGACGCCATTAATGAGCCCAAAAATTATTGGGATGCCGTAAAGAAAGAAGAATGGAGAGTTGCGATGGCAAATGAAATAGCCGTTCTAGAGAATAATGGAACATGGAAAATTGTTGAGTTGCCAGAAGGGAAGAGGCCCATTGGTTGTAAATTGGTTTACAAAGTCAAGTATAAAGCAAACGGAACCATAGAGCGATATAAGGCAAGATTAGTAGCTCAAGGCTTGACTCAAATTGAAGGAGTGGATTATCAAGAGACTTTTGCGCCAGTTGCTAAGATGACGAGTGTTCACTGTCTGTTAGCCGTTGCTGTGGAAAAGAATTGGGACATTGCTCAATTGGATGTTAACAATGTTTTCCTACACGGAGACCTAAGTAAGGAAGTATACATGAAATTACCGTCAGGTTTTAAAGCAGCAGGCAAGAATAAGGTATGTCGATTAATGAAATCCTTGTATGGTCTAAAACAAGCCTTGAGAAATTGGTTCGCAAAATTGACCGATTCTTTGAAATCATATGGTTTTGAACAATCGTTGGCTGACTACTCTCTTTTCACGTGGAATAAGGGAGACGATTTCATTGGTGTTTTGATTTATGTTGACGATATGATATTAGTGAGTAATAATTACAAAGCTTGTGCCAAGTTAAAGCATTTTCTCTACACAAAATTTGGCATTAAGGATCTGGGTCGTCTTAAATATTTCTTGGAAATCGAAGTGGCTCATGGAGCACTCGGTTTGTTTCTTAGCCAACGGAAGTACGCAATGGAAATTATAAAAGAAACGGGAATGGAAGGTGCTAAACCAATTAACACACTGCTTCCACAAAATCATACACTTGCACTTGCCGAAGGCTACTATCTCAAAGATCCCAAGGTGTATAGACGATTGGTTGGACGATTGGTATACTTGACCATAACTAGGCCGGACTTGGTCTACGCGGTTCACATTTTGTCCCAGTTCGTGCAAAATCCGAGAAAGGAGCATTGGGAGGCAGCAGTCCGAATAGTTCGTTACATTAAAGGTAATCCTGGAAAGGGGATCGTTATGAGCAGAGACACGGATTTACAATTGCGTGGTCACTCGGATTCGGATTGGGGTAGGTGCCCTTTGTCATAAGGTCATTGACCGGCTATTTCGTATCATTGGGACAAACATCAGTGTCTTGGAAGGCGAAGAAACAACACATGGTAACAAAGTCATCAGCCGAAGCTGAATATCGGGTTGTGGCAACCGTGACGAGTGAACTTATTTGGGTTAAGGCGTTTCTGAAGTCGTTGGGTATTGATCACGAGAAACCCATGCATGTTTTATGTGATAATCAAGCTGCTATGCACATCGCCAAGAATCCCGTTTTTCATGATCGTACAAAGCATATCGAGATAGACTGTCACTTCATTCgacaatatttggttaataagAACATCATGACTATACACGTTCGGAGCAAATAGCGGACCTTTTCACTAAAGCATTTGGCGGAGAAGCTTTTGACTATTTACAACGTAAGTTGGGCATTCGGGTACCAAATGTCCCAACTTAAGGGGGAGTGAAAGAATATATATTTCGTATATATTCTAAGAGATATTATCTCGTATATATGATACGATATTATAGCTTTCTTGTATATCTTTTCTTGCCTTATCTTTATAGGGTTTTACGGATGTATTCGTGTATATATAGATCGTCTTGTATTCATcttttattatcaataatacacGGCTTATTAGCCTCCTTTCCCACGTTTATCAAATTACGCTAGAATATTTCCCTTGTACTTGTATTTATACTGTTTTCCAATATGAATTTttccaatatatatatatatgaataatGAATGCAAGCATTTACTTTTCTACAGTTGGGAAGCGATTTTTATGATACTTCGTAATCTCCAAATGAATATCCACTGactttgttttgcatttgttgTACTCCCTTCATCCcgatcatttgttatcctttattttggcacaaagaccaagaaaatcCCTAAAAATACCAATTTAACCTTCCACTCGTGAATGTTCCAGCGGAAAACTAGCTCTATAAAAAAAGTGGGGCCTTCCAAAGTATTTTCCTATCTGAGAGAGAAAGGAATAAAGTAACCACCAGAATTGCTTCTAACAAAAGCTCCCTCTGTAGGCCTTTATGTTGCACACCGTGCATCAGTTCTAGTGGAAAACATTCAAACTCTCCAAAGTATTTTCAAGGGTAGTATAGTCATTGAACCATTTAAAAGTATCCTAAAAtataaaggacaacaaatgactgagacatccaaaaaaggaaaaggacaacaaatgaccgggacggagggagtataatattgtgTTATTGAATTTGTATAAATACCTtgatttgttaattttttttaccTAAAATAAAAGGTTTATATAATAGCTTAACATAAATTAATATAGagataaataaaatttattcaatTCTTGTAACACACGTTAAACATTACAAAGGCTCGAATATTAGTAAAAAGAAAAGGATAGAAAATTAATGATAAACAACAATAAGAGACCTTGGCCCTAATAttgaataaaatttataatcATTAAAGCCCGCTTTCATGAAGAGTTCCTTCCACTCTTGCTCAGATCTTTCTTTTCCACCTATGTTAAGGGATAACATCTCCATGTCAAATAAAAGTTGGACATTCCTTAGATTATCGTTTTCGACATCCAAAACGATATCTAAAATTATTAGTTTACCCCCTTGCTCTTTACTTGGAATTGCTCTTCTACATCGTTCAAGTATCTCATGGCATTGGTCGTCGCTCCAATCATGTAATATCCACTGTAAAaacaaataaatgattgagataaATGGAGTAAAAATTTATAGATTTATATTTGGTCAAATTTGATATATATATTTTGTAGATGTTGATGTATACGACTAGCTAATAATAGGGGAGTATTTTTGTAAtcaatgaaaaaagaaaaaagaaactaAATTACCTTAAGAAGCACGACATCAGCTGAAGGAATGGCCTCAAACATATCTCCTCCAACATAATCCAAATTCAATCCATTATTTTGTAATCCCTCAACCACATGAGGTAAATCAAACACAGTACACTTGATACTTGGATGACCCTTAGCAATGGCGTTTGCCATGGTACCGGTCCCACCACCGACATCAACCAACGACCCTACCCCTTCAAACAATCTCTTAAATTCAATATTACCCAACAAAATATCACCAACAAATTTCGCATCACTAGCCATAGCTTTATTAAAATACTCATTAAATCTCATTTCGGTACCAGCGTAGTCCCATACTCCAATTCCATGTGCAGTATGGAATGGGGACTCGTCGTTGTTTTGAAACCAGCTAGCTAAATAGTGAGCTGGCTCAGTTAGGATTGGATCGAGCAAGGCTAGTGTGAAAGGGGCTAGAGTC contains the following coding sequences:
- the LOC141652115 gene encoding trans-resveratrol di-O-methyltransferase-like, which gives rise to MDTSIIISSDHKNELLNAQTHIWTHIFHFLNSMALKCAIQLQIPDAIHKHGKPMTVSELVTALALSPTKAASLYRIMRLLVHSNFLSKSKLVNGEETFDLTVNSKLLLKDHPMTLAPFTLALLDPILTEPAHYLASWFQNNDESPFHTAHGIGVWDYAGTEMRFNEYFNKAMASDAKFVGDILLGNIEFKRLFEGVGSLVDVGGGTGTMANAIAKGHPSIKCTVFDLPHVVEGLQNNGLNLDYVGGDMFEAIPSADVVLLKWILHDWSDDQCHEILERCRRAIPSKEQGGKLIILDIVLDVENDNLRNVQLLFDMEMLSLNIGGKERSEQEWKELFMKAGFNDYKFYSILGPRSLIVVYH